In Prionailurus viverrinus isolate Anna chromosome D1, UM_Priviv_1.0, whole genome shotgun sequence, the DNA window ATTTTCTTGCGGTTTCCCTTCTGGATGCCCCAGCGGTGTGCCAGCGCCTCCTTGTGCTTGGACGAGAACTGGAAGGTGCCCTTGTCCTTGTCCACCCACCAGATGCTGTCCTTCATGTCCCCGCTGCGGAGCAGGTCGAGCAGGAACTGGTACAGGCGGATCTTCTTTTTGCTGCCTGTGGGCGGGAGGTGGTCAGTGCCCTAACACGGGCACCCGCCCTCACCTCCCCCTGGTGTGGGTCCCCCTGGGGGTGGCTGGTCACTGGGGAGGGACTGGCGGTGGGGGGTGGTCTACCGAGGAGTGGGCTCCCTCACCCCACGCCTGGCACTCACACCCGCTCACACCCGTTCACACGCAGCCCGGAGAGGTTCAGACACACATACGCCCTCCCGGACTCGGTCACAGAGATGCACTCTCATCGACACGCGGAGAGGTACAGATGGTCTCAGATGCAGTGCGCACTTTAGCAAACGTTGACACGCTCACAGACACGGACACCACACTCAGCTCTGTGGTGGGACTGCTGTGCCCTTGGCTGGGGTGCACGGGGCACATCTACGGCCAGGGTCAGGGCTGGGCCGGACGGCGGGGCCGCCCTACCTGTTTCCCCATGCAGGAGGCCAGGCCctggctccaggccatcagcctCCCCGTCAGACACCTCCAGCGGGGGGCTCTGCCTCTCGCCCTCCTCCTCATCCGAGCTAGGCTGTGCCGGGGACAAGGAGGGGTATGGGAGGCACATCCGGGGTAGGTAGGAGACCTGGAAAGGCAGGGAAAGTGGGTTGAGGTCAGTGAGGGCCGgttcacagctcagagctgcTGAGGAGGGGCCATCTGAGCAAGAGAAGTGGGAGTAAAGAGGGGGGCAGGCCAGCAAGGGGCAGAAAGGTTTGCGAGAAGGCTGGGGAAGTTGGAGGTCAGTCGGGTTACAGGGGTCAGGCAGGGTCAACCACACACGGGGAGTGGGTTGTGGGGGACCAGGGGCTGCTGGAATCAGgccctccctgggctcccagTTCAGAGCCTCGTGGCCAGGGGAAAGGGCACCCTTTCTTTATATGCGCAAAGGTGCCATATGGCCTGGCATTCTTGGGATCAGAGGTGGCAGTGAAGAGGGGCCAATGGGATGGTCGGGTGTGGGAGCGACCGGGATTTAATAAGTGGGTGAACAGTGAGAGAAGGGCCAGCAGAGGTCAGCTAGGGGTGGTAGAGGTTAACGGAGGTCACTGATCGGGATGGGGGCGTCCGTGGGGCTGAGGAGGGTCAATGAAGGGGGTCAGTGGAGGCCAGTGGAGGTCAGTGTCCAGCGACTAGGATCCACGAGGGGCCGGTGGATGGGGATCACAGTGGGGATCAGGAGGGCCGTTGAGGTCAGGCAGCTCACTGGAGGGTGGGAATTATCGGGGCTCTGTCCATCGCGGAGCCAGAGGAGATAAGGGTGTGGGGTCACGAGGTCAGTCAGAGGGTCAGGAGGCAGCCGTTGGGGCTCCGGCCGCCGTTGGCGCTGTGGGGCAGGAAGCCGAGTTGAGTAAGAGCCTGTGTCAGCTTCCTGTGAAGCGCCGGCCTCACCACAGGCCGGGTCCCACGGGAGCCGCGGCCGCACGCACCTGGTGGCCGATGCCCGCGTGGGTCGGCGCCATGGGGGTGTCGAGCACGTGCATCTGCTCCAGCTCCATGTGGCGGTAGAGCTGCTGCAGCTGGGGGGGCTGCACGCTCTGCAGCTCCGTGAAGTGGTTCTCGGTGAAGCTCTCGAACTCGCTGTGCACGTGGTGCGGGTGAAAGTCCCAGTAATGGTCTGCAGGGACGGCCAGACGGCGTGCCGTGAGCCCAGGGCGCGGGGCGGGAAAAGGTGACCACGGTGGAGAAAACAGCGATGTCAGGCCACAGGGGGCTATTGGCACCGGCCGGGCCGGGCTCCGGTTGACATTCGttcgccccgcccccacctcgcTATGATTTaccatgcccattttacagatgaggacaccgagGTGTGGCAAGGCCGCATGACATGCCCGCGGTCAGAGGCCCCGTCGATGGCaggcctgagccaaagccggcaTTCCCGGCAACCCTTTTGTCCCGTGTCCAGGCGGTCACAAGGACAcgggtcctggctctgccattcactttctgtgtgacctcaggcacaTGCACGGACCTCTTCCTTCGGCCTCAGTTgactcacttgtaaaatggggttaaaagTTACTGGGAGGATGCAAATGAGTTCACATTTGTAAAAACTCCCAGCCCCAGAGCAGGCCCTCAGGGGATGctgattccctccctccctcccagctcctgcGAAAACCGGTGGTTCCTGAGCCCGTAGTCACCCGCACACGGTCTTGTCACATGGCCCAGGTGTGATGACAAAGTCACAAGGCTGACATTCCTCACACACCAGAACTTGCCCAGGCCCACGGTGCTGCCCCTTCGAAGCCATGCCCTTGGACAGCTGCGTCTGTCTTCCAGTGAGGTTACCAGGACAAAGGGCTCTCCTGGAAACTCCCCCATAGGTGCTTTCAGAGTCTGTGGTGGGGTGGATTTGAGTCTGGGGAACAGCAACATGCCATCGGGAGCCCTGGCTTGGGACTAGGACATGGTTTCTCTGGGCatcttttccaggaaaaaaaaccaaaaacctgccACATGTCTGTGGAGTTTCTGGGTACAGTCTGGGGTCCAAAAGAAGATGTGGTGATAAAGCGACAAAAGGGATTTTCTAATGTGACCCAAGAGGGAGTATACAAGAT includes these proteins:
- the SPI1 gene encoding transcription factor PU.1 isoform X1: MLQACKMEGFPLVPPQPSEDLVPYDTDLYQRQTHEYYPYLSSDGESHSDHYWDFHPHHVHSEFESFTENHFTELQSVQPPQLQQLYRHMELEQMHVLDTPMAPTHAGIGHQVSYLPRMCLPYPSLSPAQPSSDEEEGERQSPPLEVSDGEADGLEPGPGLLHGETGSKKKIRLYQFLLDLLRSGDMKDSIWWVDKDKGTFQFSSKHKEALAHRWGIQKGNRKKMTYQKMARALRNYGKTGEVKKVKKKLTYQFSGEVLGRGSLAERRHPPH
- the SPI1 gene encoding transcription factor PU.1 isoform X2, with translation MLQACKMEGFPLVPPPSEDLVPYDTDLYQRQTHEYYPYLSSDGESHSDHYWDFHPHHVHSEFESFTENHFTELQSVQPPQLQQLYRHMELEQMHVLDTPMAPTHAGIGHQVSYLPRMCLPYPSLSPAQPSSDEEEGERQSPPLEVSDGEADGLEPGPGLLHGETGSKKKIRLYQFLLDLLRSGDMKDSIWWVDKDKGTFQFSSKHKEALAHRWGIQKGNRKKMTYQKMARALRNYGKTGEVKKVKKKLTYQFSGEVLGRGSLAERRHPPH